In Paraburkholderia caballeronis, the following proteins share a genomic window:
- a CDS encoding MFS transporter gives MTTESGNDDASALHRLATRKAMAKLIPLMCAIYFMSFLDRTNVALAKTQLALDVGIDAAAYGLGAGIFFIGYALLEVPSNLAAHRFGPRLWIARIAVTWGVLSTLMMFVQGVWSFYVLRVLLGIAEAGLFPALMYMVTLWFAPKDRPVAVGWIYTAPALALVIGSPVGGALMQMNGLGGLHGWQWMFMLEGLPSVIVGVLLYFMLPDRPRDARWLSPAQAAVLEERAVIDAHGHPELTSADWIAALKRHSTVLIGLIYFLNQVAFVGLYFFAPAMIHQMNVTSPFVIGLLAGSVGIGFLLGVLILPRIHRRLDNDCVYLGWLTVGMLAGACAYIATHGPMARIVWLAVTSFFGGGVLPSYWAIAMKRLQGIQAAAGLAFINTLGLLGGFAGPYLFGMTETLSGRSDSGFTVILAASVLGLALVPLLAKAIRREEGAGSIGMPAPGIHH, from the coding sequence ATGACGACCGAATCCGGCAACGATGACGCCAGCGCGCTGCACCGGCTCGCGACGCGCAAGGCGATGGCGAAGCTGATCCCGCTGATGTGCGCGATCTACTTCATGTCGTTTCTCGACCGCACGAACGTCGCGCTCGCGAAGACCCAGCTCGCGCTCGACGTCGGCATCGACGCGGCCGCCTACGGGCTCGGCGCGGGCATCTTCTTCATCGGCTACGCGCTGCTCGAAGTGCCGAGCAATCTCGCCGCGCACCGTTTCGGCCCGCGTCTGTGGATCGCGCGGATCGCGGTGACGTGGGGCGTGCTGTCGACGCTGATGATGTTCGTGCAGGGCGTGTGGTCGTTCTACGTGCTGCGCGTGTTGCTCGGCATCGCCGAAGCGGGCCTCTTTCCCGCGCTGATGTACATGGTGACGCTGTGGTTCGCGCCGAAGGACCGGCCGGTCGCGGTCGGCTGGATCTACACCGCGCCGGCGCTCGCGCTCGTGATCGGCAGTCCGGTCGGCGGCGCGCTGATGCAGATGAACGGTCTCGGCGGCCTGCACGGCTGGCAATGGATGTTCATGCTCGAAGGGCTGCCGAGCGTGATCGTCGGCGTGCTGCTGTATTTCATGCTGCCGGACCGGCCGCGCGACGCGCGCTGGCTGTCGCCCGCGCAGGCGGCGGTGCTGGAGGAGCGCGCGGTGATCGACGCGCACGGCCATCCGGAACTGACGTCCGCCGACTGGATCGCCGCGCTGAAGCGGCACAGCACGGTGCTGATCGGCCTGATCTATTTCCTGAACCAGGTGGCGTTCGTCGGCCTGTACTTCTTCGCGCCCGCGATGATCCACCAGATGAACGTCACGTCGCCGTTCGTGATCGGCCTGCTGGCGGGCAGCGTCGGCATCGGCTTCCTGCTCGGCGTGCTGATCCTGCCGCGCATCCATCGCCGCCTCGACAACGACTGCGTGTATCTCGGCTGGCTGACCGTCGGCATGCTCGCCGGCGCGTGCGCGTACATCGCGACGCACGGGCCGATGGCGCGGATCGTCTGGCTCGCGGTCACGTCGTTCTTCGGCGGCGGCGTGCTGCCGTCGTACTGGGCGATCGCGATGAAGCGGCTGCAAGGCATCCAGGCCGCGGCCGGCCTCGCGTTCATCAACACGCTCGGGCTGCTCGGCGGATTCGCGGGACCGTATCTGTTCGGGATGACGGAAACGCTGTCCGGCCGCAGCGATTCGGGCTTCACGGTCATCCTCGCCGCGTCGGTGTTAGGCCTCGCGCTCGTGCCGCTGCTCGCGAAGGCGATCCGCCGCGAGGAAGGCGCCGGCTCGATCGGGATGCCCGCGCCCGGCATTCACCATTGA